The genomic segment GCGTCATCGCcaaggccacgcccccttccGGGTTATGCAGGGATGCAGCCATAGATATATGGATGCAGCTACGGCCAAGAGTTACGCAACATTCCGCTGATAatctattatattattatatacctGCTGTAGCATTTCTCTCCAGTTTTCATACTCTACGAAGCTGAGAACAAACACAGTATTATAACATATATTACATCATTAATAGTGCGATTATAATGGTGAAATGTCACATTCACAAAAGTTAATTCTATAAGAGAAAaccttattttaagtttttggtagaatgtaactaagtacatgtactacAGTACTCTCCTTCAGTCcacatgttgaggtacttgtactttacttgagtcttttctttttatgccacTTAATATACATACAAAGGATAAAAAGTGCAATAACATATTTTAGACATTTGACACATTGCCCCACAGTTGCTCGATGCAACCATTATTGGAATAACCACTTTGGGAATATCAGTTGGAATTTGATTTGGATCtattataataaatatgtaataaaGTTAATGAAGTATTTATCAAAATTATCCATTGCATCTACCCAACAAATCagattttaaagaaatataaaccTGAACTTTGTGAATCCTGCATGATATATGGGGAAATATCTGGAAATGAGATGAAGACTTGAACAAATGCTGAGTACAATGAGTTCAGACTaaggcagctttattcacacaacaGACAAACTAACTTTCATGAAAGGGAGAACAGCtgacatgcaccaaatgtatacGCCAAGGTTTCTCTCTCCTAGAAAGGGAGATGACCATGTGTTCACCCTCCTAAGTGTCTCAACAAACATCAGAATAACTCCTGCTTTATACTTGTTGTCCTCACACAATCCAGCTATCTATTTCAGAGGAAtcactgttttttctctttttcatcaaaccgcagtttttgcaagttcccgcaatttcatcgcataaaattgcataaatatcccgcatattccatcgcattttttaagaaaacatactgcataatcaaggatttttgcccgcaacaatcacaaaaaaactcagtctaatttttctggaaggactgtattgtgtgtattgttgtgtgtattgtgtggcTCTAGGATAAAATTACAAAGTAGAGACATTATTGTTTACTATGAAGGAAATTATTTGgataaatgccatattttcatttagaatctttttaattttatttgggAAGTTTTATATCCATAAATGTAAACGGTGTGAAAGAAAACCGAATAATCAccaatttaaaaatgatttaagaaCTGACACATAAGAAAGCCATCTGGACTCTGAACATTTACAATGCCCTTCAACCTCTTGGATGTAAATATCAAGCGCCCATTTTCCATGTCTGTATGTTTCTCTACTggaataataaagtttttttgaaagcaaaaaacaaaaaacaaaaaaacttgaaaCGTTTTAACTTCCTTCCAAAGTATTCAAAATCaactttattctgaaaatacagcGGCACTTCCTGTGTGAGGCGTTGGATGACCAGGGTTAGGGTCATATATGTCATATATgtcatatatagatatatatagatatatatatatatatctatatatatgtgtgtatatatatatatatatacatatatatatatatatatataatctgtcACATGATGAGAAACAAAGTAAACAGGGAGTCCATTAAATCATCACAATGAAGTCATGGCAGACAGaggagtgtctctgtgtgtgtgtgtgtgtgtgtgtgtgtgtgtgtgtgtgtgtgtgtgtgtgtgtgtgtgtgtcagtcctctctaggtgtgcgtgtgtgtgtgtgtgtgtgtgtatatcagtcctctctaggtgtgtgtgtgtgtgtgtgtatcagtcctctctaggtgtgtgtgtgtgtatatcagtcctctctaggtaggtgtgtgtgtgtgtgtgtgtgtgtgtgtgtgtgtgtgtgtgtgtgtgtgtgtatcagtcctctctaggtgtgtgtgtgtgtatatcagtcctctctaggtgtgtgtgtgtgtgtgtgtatatcagtcctctctaggtgtgtgtgtgtgtgtgtatatcagtcctctctaggtaggtgtgtgtgtgtgtgtgtgtgtgtgtgtgtgtgtgtgtgtgtgagtcctctctaggtgtgtgtgtgtgtgtgtgtgtgtatatcagtcctctctaggtaggtgtgtgtgtgtgtgtgtgtgtgtgtagtcctctctaggtgtgtgtgtgtgtgtgtgtatatcagtcctctctaggtaggtgtgtgtgtgtgtgtatcagtcctctctaggtaggtgtgtgtgtgtgtgtgtgtgtgtgtgtgtatcagtcctctctaggtgtgtgtgtgtgtgtgtgtgtgtgtgtgtgtgtgtgtgtgtgtgagtcctctctaggtgtgtgtgtgtgtgtgtgtgtgtatcagtcctctctaggtaggtgtgtgtgtgtgtgtgtgtgtgtgtgtgtgtgtgtgtgtatgagtcctctctaggtgtgtgtgtgtgtgtttgtgtgtatcagTCCTCtctaggtaggtgtgtgtgtgtgtgtgtgtgtgtgtgtgtgtatgagtcctctctaggtgtgtgtgtgtgtgtgtgtgtgtatcagtcctctctaggtaggtgtgtgtgtgtgtttgtgtgtgtgtgtgtgtgtatgagtcctctctaggtgtgtgtgtgtgtgtgtgtatcagtcctctctaggtaggtgtgtgtgtgtgtgtgtgtgtgtgtgtgtgtgtgtgtgtgtgtgagtcctctctaggtgtgtgtgtgtgtgtgtgtgtgtgtgtatcagtcctctctaggtaggtgtgtgtgtgtgtgtgtgtgtgtgtgtgtgtgtgtgtgtgtgtgtgtgagtcctctctaggtgtgtgtgtgtgtgtgtgtgtcagtcctctctaggtaggtgtgtgtgtgtgtgtgtgtgtgtgtgtgtgtgtgtatgagtcctctctaggtgtgtgtgtgtgtgtgtgtatcagtcctctctaggtaggtgtgtgtgtgtgtgtgtgtgtgtgtgtgtgtgtgtgtgtgtgtgtgtcctctctaggtgtgtgtgtgtgtgtgtgtatcagtcctctctaggtaggtgtgtgtgtgtgtgtgtgtgtgtgtgtgtgtgtgtgtgtgtgtgtgtgtgtgtgtatgagtcctctctaagtgtgtgtgtgtgtgtgtgtgtatcagtcctctctaggtaggtgtgtgtgtgtgtccaggctgatgacctgcagctctgtcaggttgctgctgctctgctgacTGATCACCATCTGAAACAACAAGATAtaccctaataataataataataataataataataataataataataataataacaacaaaatataccctaataataattataataacaataacaagatATACccttataataacaataataataataataataataataataataacaagatataccctaataataataacaacaataataataacaataacaagatataccctaataataataataataacaagctataccttaataataataataataacaagatataccctaataataataacaagatataccctaataataataataataataacaagatacaccctaataataataataataatgataataataataataacaacaacaacaagatataccctaatagtaataataataataacaacaagatataccctaataataataataataacaacaacaagatATACcctaatagtaataataataataataataacaacaacaagatATACcctaatagtaataataataacaacaagaTATACCctaataatagtaataacaacaacaacaacaagatataccctaataaaaataataataataataataataacaacaagatataccctaataataataataataacaacaagatataccctaataataataataatagcaataataataacaaaatataccctaataataataataacaataacaagatataccctaataataataataataataataataataataataataataacaacaacaacatataccttaataataataataataataataataataataaaaacaacgaTATATACCCTATCAcaggaataataataatctgtgtgtagctgtgtgtaggtgtgtgtgtagctgtgtgtgtagctgtgtgtagctgtgtgtgtagctgagtgtgtagctgtgtgtgtagctgtgtgtatctatgtgtatgtgtgtgtagctatgtgtgtgtgtgtagctgtgtgtgtagctgtgtgtagctatgtgtatgtgtagctgtgtgtagttgtgtgtagctatgtgtatgtgtgtgtgtagctgtgtgtgtagctgtgtttaggtgtgtgtagctgtgtgtagtTGCGTGTAGCTATGTGTATGTagctgtgtgtagttgtgtgtagctatgtgtatgtgtagctgtgtgtgtagctgtgtgtagctgtgtgtagctgtgtgtgtagctgtgtgtagttgtgtgtagctgtgtgtagttgtgtgtagctgtgtgtagctgtgtgttacctggtgcAGCTGGACTGCAGAGACGGGGATCTGAGCTCCGCCGGGAGGCAGCGAGGTGAGGAAGACCTGCGGGAGGgctgaaacacaaacaacaacaacaacaacaagatatAACAACAACAGGATATaataaaactaaacattaaCACTAGGCCTGTAGCAGCAGAGCAACactaaacattaacattagGCCTGTAGCAGCAGAGTAACactaaacattaacattagGCCTGTAGCAGCAGAGTAACactaaacattaacattagGCCTGTAGCAGCAGAGCAACactaaacattaacattagGCCTGTAGCAGCAGAGTAACactaaacattaacattagGCCTGTAGCAGCAGAGTAACactaaacattaacattagGCCTGTAGCAGCAGAGCAACactaaacattaacattagGCCTGTAGCAGCAGAGTAACactaaacattaacattagGCCTGTAGCAGCAGAGCAACactaaacattaacattagGCCTGTAGCAGCAGAGCAACactaaacattaacattagGCCTGTAGCAGCAGAGTAACactaaacattaacattagGCCTGTAGCAGCAGAGTAACactaaacattaacattagGCTTGTAGCAGCAGAGTAACACTAGGCCTTTAGCAGCAGAGGAGGGGGGCCCTACCGGGATCATGTGACTGGGCGTGGCCTGTCGGGGGGAACGTGTTGAGGACCGTGAGGCTGCCGTCGGCCAATGAGGACGTAGGAGCAGCGTACATCACCGTGTGACCTCCGGGGTACATCATGTGACCAGACCCCGAGGACGAAGACGAAGAGACACTGGCTGCAGAGACAGAGTATTCAGTTCATGTTTTCAGCAACCTGTGGGGGGGGGCTGTGGGTGTTAcctgtggaggagggggggctgtGGGTGTTACCTGTGGAGGAGGGGGCTGTGGGTGTTACCtgtagaggaggggggggggctgtgGGTGTTACTTGTGGGAGGAGGGGGCTGTGGGTGTTACCtgtagaggagggggggggctgTGGGTGTTACCtgtagaggagggggggggctgTGGGTGTTAcctgtggaggagggggggctgtGGGTGTTACCtgtagaggagggggggggcgtGGGTGTTAcctgtggaggagggggggctgtGGGTGTTACCTGTAGAGGAGGGGGGGCTGTGGGTGTTAcctgtggaggagggggggctgtGGGTGTTActtgtggggaggggggggggtgggtgttacctgtggaggagggggggctgtGGGTGTTAcctgtggaggaggggggggctgTGGGTGTTAcctgtggaggagggggggctgtGGGTGTTAcctgtggaggagggggggctgtGGGTGTTACCTGTGTTACCTGTAGAGGAGGGGGGGCTGTGGGTGTTACCTGTAGAGGAGGGGGGGCTGTGGGTGTTACCTGGGGGGGCTGTGGGTGTTACTTGTAGAGGAGGGGGGCTGTGGGTGTTACCTGTGGAGTGGTGGGGGCTGTGGGTGTTACCTGTGTTACCTGTAGAGGAGGGGGGGCTGTGGGTGTTACCTGTAGAGGAGGGGGGGCTGTGGGTCTTACCTGGGGGGGCTGTGGGTGTTACTTGTAGAGGAGGGGGGGCTGTGGGTGTTACCTGTAGAGGAGGGGGGGCTGTGGGTGTTACCTGTAGAGGAGGGGGGCTGTGGGTGTTACCTGTGGAGTGGTGGGGGCTGTGGGTGTTACCTGTAGAGGAGGGGGGGCTGTGGGTGTTACCTGTGGAGTGGTGGGGGCTGTGGGTGTTACCTGTAGAGGAGGGGGGGCTGTGGGTGTTAcctgtggaggagggggggggtgttacCTGTGGAGGAGGGGGGCTGTGGGTGTTACCTGTGGGAGGGGGCTGGGGTGTTACCTGTGGGTGGTGGGGGCTGTGGGTGTTACCTGTAGGGGGGGGGCTGTGGGTGTTACCTGTAGAGGAGGGGGGGGCTGTGGGTGTTAcctgtggaggaggggggggtgggTGTTACCTGTAGAGGAGGGGGGGCTGTGGGTGTTACCTGTAGAGGAGGGGGGGCTGTGGGTGTTAcctgtggaggagggggggctgtGGGTGTTACCTGTagaggaggggggtggggtgtTACCTGTAGAGGAGGGGGGGCTGTGAGTGTTAcctgtggaggagggggggctgtGGGTGTTACCTGTAGAGGAGGGGGGGCTGTGAGTGTTAcctgtggaggagggggggctgcGGGTGTCCgagctgctctgattggtcgagGGCTGAAGCTGAATGCTCTGCAGCTGCTGGGAGACTCCGCCTCCTGATGACACACATTCAACCATCATCAGACTCATGTAGAAATATTCATTCATCACTTCTCTTCttatcctcattcattcattcatcacttcttatcctcattcattcattcataacttCTCTTCttatcctcattcattcattcattcataacttCTCTTCttatcctcattcattcattcattacttCTCTTCttatcctcattcattcattcatcacttCTCTTCttatcctcattcattcattcatcacttcttatcctcattcattcattcataacttCTCTTCttatcctcattcattcattcataacttCTCTTCttatcctcattcattcattcattcattacttCTCTTCttatcctcattcattcattcattcattcattcattacttCTCTTCttatcctcattcattcattcatcacttCTCTTCttatcctcattcattcattcattcatcacttcttatcctcattcattcattcatcacttcttatcctcattcattcattcataacttCTCTTCttatcctcattcattcattcattcattcatcacttcttatcctcattcattcattcataacttCTCTTCttatcctcattcattcattcatcacttCTCTTCttatcctcattcattcattcattcattcattcatcacttCTCTTCttatcctcattcattcattcattcatcacttCTCTTCTCAGAACATCtcgtgtctctctctgactgacCTGCTGCGTTATGATTTCCTTGATTTccacatatataaatacacatatatacacatattaaaCACATATAAACGAAATgtattctctgcatttaacccatccctcaagggagcagtgggcagccaatcacagcgccctgggaccaactccagatctgagccagtgccttgctcaagggcactgactggagaacctagtacatgtttttgatggtgggggaaaccggagcacccagaggaaacccacgcaaacatggggagaacatgcaaactccacacagaggCCCCAGAACCACCTGGATTCAAACCTAGAACCTTgctgctgtgaggccacagtgctgccactgggccaccgtgctgctCCCGCCCTACAGACTAGGACTACAACAACAGATGCAGGGCACGAGTTCACGGAAGATGTTGTTGCAATGTGTGCTGAAGCTGACGTACCGCACAGAAATGAAGAGGATACGTCTGTTTCTTGTTAAACATCGCAAGGAGCGCTTCCAGAAAACACCAGGGGCCTCAGGCAGACCCACCTGCCCCGGGGCAGACCCACCTGCCCCGGGGCAGCACACGGGCAACAAGGGCTGCAAGAGATCCACGGAGAGAAAATCTAGGTTGTTGTCGGCGAAACCTCTGGCAACCGAGATCGCAGTGTCCTCAACGTTGTTACAGGTGAGCATCCAATTAGCTTTGATTGAGGGCATTTTGAATGTGCTTTGCTGAATATATTAACAGTTTCAATTAAAAAGCTGAATTGTGAGTTTGTGTCACAGAGTTTTTAAAGGTCAATACTGCTCAGAGGAGAAACCAAAACAAGCTAATCCCAAAAATACAAAACGGCTAAAAATAAATCCCAAAACACGGaatttgaaaagaaataaaaacggaTTTCATAGGGCCCTACATATTCATGTCCTGGTTAGGCCCAAAGCTGTTCCACAGAGTCAGCAGCAGAGCGACAGACAGGAAGAACATGTGACAGGAAGTGGAGAACATGTGACAGGAAGTGGAGAACATGTGACAGGAAGTGTACCTGACATCAGCGTGAAGCCTGCAGGAAGCACGACGCCAGCCGCCGTCTTCAGCAGCGTCCCGTTGGTGGAGGAGGGcgtccagcagggggcgccGCCCTGCAGCTGCACCGAGACCGCTGGTTTGATCCCCGAGTCCTCACCGGACACCGAGGCTGCTGGTTTGATCCCCGAGTCCTCACCGGACACCGAGGCCGCTGGTTTGATCCCCGAGTCCTCACCGGACACCGAGGCTGCTGGTTTGATCCCCGAGTCCTCACCGGACACCGAGGCCGCTGGTTTGATCCCCGAGTCCTCACCGGACACCGAGGCCGCTGGTTTGATCCCCGAGTCCTACACAGACAGCAGAGACTGCTGAACATGACACAGAGACCACTAGTTGGATTCCAGTGTGTAGCTATGGTGAAGGGTATTAAAACCATGCCAGtgtgtaggtatggtgaagggtaataaaaccatgccagtgtgtaggtatggtgaagggtattaAAACCATGCCAGtgtgtaggtatggtgaagggtaataaaaccatgccagtgtgtaggtatggtgaagggtaataaaaccatgccagtgtgtaggtatggtgaagggtaataaaaccatgccagtgtgtaggtatggtgaagggtattaAAACCATGCCAGtgtgtaggtatggtgaagggtaataaaaccatgccagtgtgtaggtatggtgaagggtattaAAACCATGCCAGtgtgtaggtatggtgaagggtaataaaaccatgccagtgTGTAGCTATGGTGAAGGgtaataaaaccatgccagtgTGTAGCTATGGTGAAGGgtaataaaaccatgccagtgtgtaggtatggtgaagggtaataaaaccatgccagtgtgtaggtatggtgaagggtaataaaaccatgccagttTGTAGCTATGGTGAAGGGTATTGAAACCATGCCAGtgtgtaggtatggtgaagggtattgAAACCATGCCAGtgtgtaggtatggtgaagggtaataaaaccatgccagtgtgtaggtatggtgaagggtattaAAACCATGCCAGtgtgtaggtatggtgaagggtaataaaaccatgccagtgtgtaggtatggtgaagggtatttatatatttacgatacattattcattcacaaagaacacTGGTGTCCTTAAGGTTGgatttttactattttttaattaagacattaagataaatttccaaaagatgattttttagtCCTCTTTTTAGCACTGTCTCTATCAACACTGTCTCTATCAGCGCTGTCTCTATCAGTACTGTCTCTATCAACACCGTCTCTATCAGCACTGTCTCTATCAGTACTGTCTATCAGTACTGTCTCTATCAACACCGTCTCTATCAACACTGTGTATATCAACACTGTCTCTATCAGTACTGTCTCTATCAGTACTGTGTCTATCAGTACTGTCTCTATCAGTACTGTCCCTATCAGTACTGTCTCTATCAACACTGTCTCTATCAGTACTGTCTCTATCAGTACTGTCTCTATCAGTACTGTCTCTATCAGCACTGTCCCTATCAGTACTGTCTCTATCAGTACTGTCTCTATCAGCACTGTCTCTATCAGTACTGTCTCTATCAGTACTGTCTCTATCAACACTGTCTCTATCAGTACTGTCCCTATCAGTACTGTCTCTATCAACACTGTCTCTATCAGTACTGTCTCTATCAGTACTGTCTCTATCAGTACTGTCTCTATCAGTACTGTCTCTATCAACACTGTCTCTATCAGTACTGTCTCTATCAGTACTGTCTCTATCAGTACTGTCTCTATCAGCACTGTCCCTATCAGTACTGTCTCTATCAGTACTGTCTCTATCAGCACTGTCTCTATCAGTACTGTCTATCAGTACTGTCTCTATCAGTACTGTCTCTATCAACACCGTCTCTATCAACACTGTGTATATCAACACTGTCTCTATCAGTACTGTCTCTATCAGTACTGTCCCTATCAGTACTGTCTCTATCAGTACTGTCTCTATCAGTACTGTCCCTATCAGTACTGTCTCTATCAACACTGTCTCTATCAGTACTGTCTCTATCAGTACTGTCTCTATCAGTACTGTCTCTATCAGCACTGTCCCTATCAGTACTGTCTCTATCAACACTGTCTCTATCAGCACTGTCTCTATCAGCACTGTCTCTATCAGCACTGTCTCTATCAGCACTGTCTCTATCAGCACTGTCTCTATCAGCACTGTCTCTATCAACACTGTCTCTATCAACACTGTCTCCCTCAGCACTGTGTATATCAACAATGTCTCCGTCAACACTGTCTCCATCAGCACTGTCTCTATCAGCACTGTCTCTATCAGCACTGTCTCCATCAGCACTGTGTATATCAACAATGTCTCCGTCAACACTGTCTCCATCAGCACTGTCTCTATCAGCACTGTCTCTATCAACACTGTCTCTATCAACACTGTCTCCATCAGCACTGTGTATATCAACAATGTCTCCGTCAACACTGTCTCCATCAGCACTGTCTCTATCAGCACTGTCTCTATCAGCACTGTGTATATCAACAATGTCTCCGTCAACACTGTCTCTATCAGCACTGTCTCTATCAGCACTGTCTCTATCAGCACTGTCGCTGTCAACACTGTCTCTGTCAACACTGTCTCTATCAGCACTGTGTATATCAACAATGTCTCCATCAGCACTGTCTCCGTCAGCACTGTCTCCGTCAGCACTGTCTCCGTCAACACTGTCTCCGTCAACACTGTCTCCATCAGCACTGTGTGTATCAACACTGTCTCTATCAGTACTGTCTCTATCAGTACTGTCTCTATCAACACTGTCTCTATCAGCACTGTCTCTATCAACACTGTCTCTATCAACACTGTCTCTGTCAACACTGTCTCTGTCAACACTGTCTCTATCAACACTGTCTCTATCAGCACTGTCTCTATCAACATTGTCTCTACCAACACTGTCTCTATCAACACTGTCTCTATCAACACTGTCTCCATCAGCACTGTCTCTATCAACATTGTCTTTATCAGCACT from the Perca flavescens isolate YP-PL-M2 chromosome 2, PFLA_1.0, whole genome shotgun sequence genome contains:
- the LOC114565975 gene encoding serum response factor gives rise to the protein MGTRTGAGLNTAGPGPNNDPDVISSGSEPDSDSGEDTAGSGGDRRGVKRERSEREVGTSRGLIPGGLPGAKPGKKTRGRVKIKMEFIDNKLRRYTTFSKRKTGIMKKAYELSTLTGTQVLLLVASETGHVYTFATRKLQPMITSETGKALIQTCLNSPDSPPRWDPSSDQRMSATGFTETDLTYQVAESEGAKDSGIKPAASVSGEDSGIKPAASVSGEDSGIKPAASVSGEDSGIKPAASVSGEDSGIKPAASVSGEDSGIKPAVSVQLQGGAPCWTPSSTNGTLLKTAAGVVLPAGFTLMSGGGVSQQLQSIQLQPSTNQSSSDTRSPPSSTASVSSSSSSGSGHMMYPGGHTVMYAAPTSSLADGSLTVLNTFPPTGHAQSHDPALPQVFLTSLPPGGAQIPVSAVQLHQMVISQQSSSNLTELQVISL